A genomic stretch from Streptococcus oralis includes:
- a CDS encoding HAD-IA family hydrolase: protein MKYHDYIWDLGGTLLDNYETSTAAFVETLAQYGIEQEHDRVYEALKVSTAFAIEKFAPDIEDFLENYKENEARELEHPVLFEGIPELLKDISDKGGRHFLVSHRNDQVLELLAKTQIANYFTEVVTASSGFKRKPDPESMIYLRDKYHITSGLVIGDRNIDVEAGKAAGLDAYLFDNVATLRRSIDM from the coding sequence ATGAAATATCACGACTACATATGGGATTTAGGCGGCACTCTATTGGATAATTACGAGACTTCTACAGCAGCTTTTGTAGAAACCTTGGCCCAATATGGAATTGAGCAAGAACACGACCGTGTTTACGAAGCCTTGAAGGTTTCGACAGCTTTTGCCATTGAGAAGTTTGCCCCAGATATCGAGGATTTTTTAGAGAACTACAAAGAAAATGAAGCGCGTGAGCTAGAGCACCCAGTTTTGTTTGAGGGAATTCCAGAGTTACTCAAAGACATCTCTGATAAGGGTGGACGCCATTTCTTAGTTTCTCATCGAAATGACCAAGTTCTGGAACTTCTTGCCAAGACCCAGATAGCCAACTACTTCACCGAAGTAGTGACTGCCAGTTCAGGTTTTAAACGAAAACCAGATCCTGAGTCCATGATATATTTACGTGATAAATATCATATTACATCTGGTTTGGTCATCGGAGACAGAAACATTGATGTAGAAGCAGGTAAAGCTGCAGGCTTAGATGCCTATCTTTTTGACAATGTTG